Proteins encoded by one window of Astatotilapia calliptera chromosome 13, fAstCal1.2, whole genome shotgun sequence:
- the synpo2la gene encoding synaptopodin 2-like protein, translated as MVVEEVIITLSGGAPWGFRLQGGVEHQKPLQVAKVRKRSKACRAGLREADELVSINEQPCAMLSHAQAMNLIDSSPGILHIRVKRAPAGFQSVVLVTRAPSPRIDKEYRAALRAMSPNHPHHAPVREVHRSRSTLTSGLTSPPGSEAYYGETDSDADVAGYERQRRQKRRSPSNSNPGKPTGRTSPEGGETSEMSGYDSAPDAHVYPRLLDGGEGNGGGGLPGVARREVIYQPHGPGMWSSQTSTETSSIISSADDQGPRDAGQEEDSGFLEPANVPLVSPERAKEALMLGSRNQLVPMVGPVNKPIDDELTTTYMEKAKQAKLNRGDTQQDKQVKEAKSKCRTIASLLTDAPNPHSKGVLMFKKRRQRSKKYTLTSFGSVDEDRCQDSQEEDGVLPGSESEFDEEGFSSVPDPTWDSDYLDMLEKRATAGTEGRGDGAEDAPSPGLSDTVGKGAQLFEQQRKRVAEHAKKAEAAKPQIPPQSQVHEEPQILQMFQSQQEVEPQINLQPQHITLPGTISTQSILSQAPGPVPVASRGMTNGDLSYSAVSTASMEESSPPVAPKPATASVTILTSPGQPAETPLPELPVSNVLNRTARPFTPGFISIRAATAPVTFRPPVTKTTQRPASTAVVPPPFSTTYELDINNTAGTSQLSPGTSSVISPQTSILQSSLVSKPEAPVTYHPPSLSTCVQSTPPITTVQQAPFPIVTPASIPSVPPAPHVPVILVPGPPTSQIPVSADQVITVSPLQTPVAQLPLQSSIAPLSQVSVVSQSETVAPTPVPGPTGRTGILLEARRRNGKPKPMFNVPDVKKKSPNPELLSMVQNLDDRSSRHNYGQPPDENIYDDSEEIRSDEAGIGKVPPPVAPKPRVVHEAPQILQAGGKGAQLFAKRQSRMGMYVVDTPPETTYQKEGTMHSAAQPLGSSLNPSLPSQWKYSPNVRAPPPIGYNPLLAPSIPTGPQRETNKPDNRGRGSSPREGIKALDFMRRQPYQLNSAMFNYGGSAANLAAMPSYQAQQRDYIPPMVGSSLTSPRQIPVKTARVYEVKRFSTPTPMSGPSLAPKVLAPRSATCLGERLTHSGMTSPPPETFTPTPVSALTTAPDSIPTPAAPLSQPTGPPNLPKFSATPIPNPVPPAVPTPYAPVSYTTGLQSAKQFQSAPELSILASLPPLKSNPVQAPKPRFVATKGGVQPRVWRPGAI; from the exons GTGCGCAAACGCAGCAAGGCATGCAGGGCTGGGTTGCGGGAGGCTGATGAGCTGGTCTCCATCAATGAGCAGCCATGTGCAATGCTCTCCCATGCCCAGGCCATGAACCTCATCGACAGTTCCCCTGGGATATTACACATCCGGGTCAAAAG GGCACCTGCTGGTTTTCAGTCTGTGGTGCTTGTGACCCGAGCCCCATCTCCCCGAATAGACAAAGAGTACCGTGCTGCTCTGCGAGCTATGTCACCAAATCACCCTCACCATGCACCTGTCCGCGAAGTCCATCGTAGCCGCTCCACCCTAACCAGCGGCTTGACATCGCCACCTGGGAGCGAGGCTTACTATGGCGAGACTGATAGTGATGCAGATGTGGCAGGCTACGAGAGACAACGCAGGCAGAAACGCAGAAGCCCCAGCAACTCCAACCCTGGGAAACCCACAGGACGAACCTCTCCTGAGGGTGGGGAGACATCAGAAATGAGTGGCTATGACAGCGCTCCAGATGCACATGTTTACCCCCGTTTATTGGATGGTGGAGAGGGAAATGGAGGAGGAGGTCTGCCAGGGGTGGCTAGAAGGGAAGTGATTTACCAACCTCATGGTCCCGGAATGTGGTCTTCCCAGACATCGACAGAGACTTCCTCTATCATATCCTCAGCAGATGACCAAGGGCCACGGGATGCAGGGCAAGAGGAGGATAGTGGCTTTTTAGAGCCTGCCAATGTGCCACTGGTATCCCCTGAGAGGGCAAAGGAGGCTCTGATGCTTGGCTCCCGTAACCAGCTCGTGCCCATGGTGGGTCCTGTGAATAAACCCATCGATGATGAGCTTACAACAACATACATGGAAAAGGCCAAGCAAGCCA AACTGAATCGAGGGGATACACAGCAAGACAAACAAGTAAAGGAAGCCAAAAGCAAGTGTAGAACAATCGCCTCTCTTCTGACAGATGCTCCTAATCCTCACTCAAAAGGTGTGCTAATGTTCAAGAAGAGAAGGCAGCGCTCCAAGAAGTACACACTCACTAGCTTTGGTAGTGTTGATGAGGACAGGTGTCAGGACTCACAAGAGGAGGATGGGGTACTTCCTGGCAGTGAATCTGAGTTTGATGAGGAAGGTTTTTCATCAGTTCCGGACCCGACTTGGGACAGTGACTATCTGGATATGCTGGAAAAGAGGGCAACAGCAGGTACTGAAGGTCGTGGGGATGGAGCAGAGGATGCTCCGAGTCCAGGTTTGAGTGACACTGTGGGCAAGGGTGCCCAGTTATTTGAGCAACAGAGAAAAAGGGTTGCTGAGCATGCCAAGAAGGCAGAAGCAGCAAAACCTCAAATACCTCCACAATCCCAAGTCCATGAGGAACCTCAGATACTCCAGATGTTTCAGTCACAACAAGAAGTAGAGCCACAAATAAACTTACAACCTCAGCACATAACACTACCTGGAACTATATCCACACAATCAATCCTATCACAAGCCCCAGGTCCAGTTCCTGTTGCATCCCGTGGAATGACTAATGGAGACCTATCCTACTCTGCAGTCAGCACAGCTAGCATGGAGGAGTCATCTCCACCAGTGGCACCCAAACCAGCTACTGCCTCAGTTACCATTCTGACCAGTCCTGGTCAACCAGCCGAAACACCATTGCCAGAACTACCTGTGAGTAATGTTCTCAACAGGACAGCACGTCCTTTTACCCCTGGCTTTATCAGCATTCGGGCTGCAACTGCCCCTGTGACGTTCCGGCCACCTGTCACAAAGACAACCCAGCGTCCTGCCTCAACAGCTGTTGTGCCGCCACCATTTTCCACTACATATGAACTAGACATTAACAATACAGCAGGAACTTCACAGCTATCCCCTGGTACTTCATCAGTGATCTCGCCACAAACTTCCATACTTCAAAGTTCCTTGGTCTCAAAGCCAGAAGCTCCTGTTACCTACCACCCTCCATCCCTTTCTACTTGTGTGCAGTCAACACCACCAATTACTACTGTTCAGCAGGCTCCATTTCCAATTGTGACTCCAGCCTCTATTCCATCAGTACCACCAGCACCACATGTACCAGTGATTCTAGTCCCTGGTCCACCTACATCCCAAATTCCTGTGTCAGCTGACCAAGTTATCACAGTGTCTCCCCTTCAAACACCAGTTGCTCAACTACCACTGCAATCTTCAATTGCACCTTTGTCTCAAGTGTCAGTGGTCTCCCAGTCTGAAACTGTAGCACCAACCCCAGTTCCTGGTCCAACAGGTCGCACAGGAATCTTGCTTGAGGCTCGAAGGCGTAATGGGAAACCCAAACCAATGTTCAATGTGCCAGATGTTAAAAAGAAATCCCCCAATCCTGAACTGTTGTCTATGGTGCAGAATCTGGATGACAGATCCAGCCGACACAACTATGGCCAACCACCCGACGAGAATATCTATGATGATTCTGAGGAAATTAGAAGTGATGAGGCTGGCATAGGAAAGGTGCCTCCTCCAGTGGCACCCAAACCACGAGTTGTTCACGAAGCTCCACAGATTCTCCAAGCAGGAGGTAAGGGGGCCCAACTGTTTGCCAAAAGGCAGAGCCGTATGGGTATGTATGTAGTGGACACTCCACCCGAGACTACTTACCAGAAGGAAGGGACAATGCACAGTGCAGCACAACCCCTTGGTTCCTCCCTCAATCCTTCACTTCCTTCTCAATGGAAATACTCCCCAAATGTCCGTGCACCGCCCCCAATTGGGTACAACCCACTTTTGGCCCCATCTATCCCTACTGGGCCtcagagagaaacaaacaagccaGACAACAGGGGTAGAGGAAGCTCTCCAAGAGAGGGCATCAAAGCACTGGATTTCATGAGAAGGCAACCCTATCAGCTCAATTCTGCCATGTTTAACTATGGGGGCAGCGCTGCTAATCTAGCAGCTATGCCTTCTTACCAAGCCCAGCAGCGTGACTACATACCACCAATGGTGGGAAGCTCCTTGACCTCACCAAGGCAGATCCCCGTCAAAACAGCCCGTGTCTATGAGGTCAAGCGATTCTCCACACCTACACCTATGTCCGGTCCATCTCTCGCTCCTAAAGTCCTTGCACCACGCTCAGCTACTTGCCTTGGAGAACGTTTGACTCACTCTGGCATGACCTCCCCACCTCCTGAAACCTTCACTCCAACTCCAGTCTCTGCCTTGACAACAGCACCAGACAGTATACCAACCCCAGCTGCACCTCTGTCCCAACCAACTGGACCACCCAACCTTCCAAAATTTTCTGCCACTCCCATTCCAAACCCAGTGCCCCCTGCAGTCCCAACACCGTATGCTCCAGTGTCATATACCACTGGGCTCCAGTCAGCCAAACAGTTTCAGAGTGCTCCTGAGCTCAGCATCCTTGCCTCTCTGCCTCCACTCAAGTCCAACCCAGTACAGGCACCTAAACCACGATTTGTGGCCACCAAGGGAGGTGTTCAGCCCCGTGTCTGGAGGCCAGGGGCAATCTGA